From Onychostoma macrolepis isolate SWU-2019 chromosome 05, ASM1243209v1, whole genome shotgun sequence:
TAAAGTATCTTACCTGTCAGTGTTATGTCACGGCTCCATACAACTTCAACCTTTCCTTCCTTGGGGTTTTCCTTTCTGAGGTGTAAACCCACATCCATCACACCATCTGGCAACTTTATATCAAATGTTGGATAGTAATGTTTCCACTGCTTCGTGCAATGAAGTTTTGTGTCCTAAAGagattgattaaaaaaaagtttgattaAAAGGCACCACTGAAACATATCTGAAtcattaaatgtttgaaaaactGTTTGTTCTTGCTCATATATAACTTTTTCCAAGGGTCtatcaaaccttttttttttttttatgcatctcAATGTAAATACTGCATGACAAGCAAAATGAACATTCTTTGTACATtgtttaaatactgtacattttagaTCATACAAGATCTTCTAATCACGAGAATTCATCTCTGAATTATTTGGTTTATCTGAGTTATTTGCAGGTTTGCAGGATATTTGCAGTTTTCTGGACTGGGCGTTCTTGTATTCATCAGAAAGGACAGCTAAATATGTAAACTATTTGATTCATGATTCCCACATTTCCCTCATGATTTCTCAATTAGAAAATGCTTTGAGAAAATGCATTATTCTAATCCATATACTGACCACTGGTTGTATCTTTGGCGTCTCTGAAAGTCCATGTTCCTCAACAGGATCACAGGACAAGCTGTACACACATTCATATTTGAGCATGCATTCACAAGCTGTTTGGATTAATGTGTAATCTTTATTACATTTTTCCACCTGAAAGAATAGAGAAATGGTATGGTTGTTTATAAAAGTCAGCTAAAATGAATGAGGTAAAATTGGGGTGCTTTAAGATCTACTTCTCTGGGGTCCACACTGCAGGGTTGTAGAAACACATGCAGCCCATGTGCTGGCTGTATGTAGAATAGCATCACTTGGCCGAGCATCTTAGACCAATGACCCGTAAACCAGTTTTCCTTTTTGGAAATAAAAAACTTTGATGTTCCTTTGATGCTCACTGTGACATGTGTGCTTGTGATATTTTGAGGCTCCAGAATATCAACAATCTGATTAGAATAATGTATAACTGACATGAAGTGGCAGGCATcctctgagggaaaaaaaaacttttttatctGTCCTCGACatatagtaaatataaaatgtataatatagtgttatatttttatactaaTCATGATTTTTCTTAAAAGTTTGCACTTTGTATTATTCAAAGTATTCAGTATctattatttttcataagatTGCCAACTCACCAATGGAGGTCTCACAGTGAGGTAGTCTGAGCTGAGACAGCTCACCCTGAACACATTTGATATCATACACGGGTCCTGCTTGGCAATAGTTGGCAGGGACTGGACAGTCGTTATCCTGAAGAACAGTGCTGTACAGCACCTCTCCTTCCCCCTCCATGTTAAAACCAATCTGTGTAAACTCACAATGGAACCAGCCTGCATGGCTGCACTGTAACCTATTTGATTTCAAAGGAATATTGAAAATGAAAGCATACTGATACACTCAACTCTTACTTCACCTGTTTGTTGACACAAACCTGTATCTCCTTTGTCCCTCTTGTATGACGATCTCAGGAGTGAACAAATAATCTTTCAGATCTAGCCTCTGTGAAAAATAACAAGTGCTTAAGtgaattgtaattttactgtcaaATTAGACAGATTTGCATttgcaaagaaaacattttgacTTACTCTTAAAATGTCTAAAGGGGATTGAGAATCTCCATCTGAAATGTCGGGTAATACCAGATGCATAGAATTATTTTTCCTGATCATCATCTGTATCCTGTCTGAAAGCTCCCTCCTCTCTGTGGATTCAGGTGCAGAGCCACAAATGTAGTATTTGTCCCCACATTTTTCAAGAAGCCAATCCAATACGCCTCTCTGAGCTACAACGGCATCTGAGCTACAGATACATACTACGACGACATGATTCCAGAATTTCTCTCCAAGAAACTCCAGATTTTCAAGAATCTCTTTGGTTTGGTCTGTGAATTTGCCATCATGTAGAGTAAATGCAAGAAGAACGGCATGAGGCCCAGGAGTCAGTTTTTCCCATCGAAGAATCCTCTTGGCATTACAGATATCAATATCAACCAAGTGCACAATCTTCTTGTTCATTGCACCTTTGAAAGTCTTAATCCTACCACTTTCAATTTTGTAACTTCCTCCATCAAAAATCTGGCTTAGAACAGATTTTTCTGTTTCACCGAAACTCATGAGCCAAATCCTTATCTCTGTGAACATTTCACCTAtgtatgaaaaacaaaatcaataaaGACGCAGCTGAATGAGGCAGAGATGGTTACTGAGGCCTGTTTaacttgcatttttaatatgaaaatgtaatatcTTTTCATTCACAATTGTTGATCCAGGTCTAGGACATATGGTCAAATGACAAACAATTACAGATGATGTCATAAAACTTGACAATGTTAATCTTAATGGctaaattacatttatgtatacTTTCCTAAAAGTGACAAAGtagtaaaattgaaaatatttcttCATTTGATTTTTGTCTCACTCACTGTAATCTATGTCTGTGAACCTAAAACTGAAAAGAAATTGCACTATtcaatgtcaaaaataaatttcaaatatgaaatctCAGTTTAAAAGCTATTCATTCAGGTAGCCAACCACCAATTAACTTTCACTAAAGCAGGAAGACTGTGATCATGCACCTATGCTagccaaactttacattttggGGACCAGTGTATTTCAAGTAatccaagtaaaatatattaactattaaaaataaattgaataaaagcTTGAGATTGTATTTACCAAAATGTAATCCATTTTTTAGGGCTCTCTCATAAAACTCTTCAGCCTTGAGTTTTTCACCCTTTACTTCATGAATGAATCCCTGTATGCCACACACCATGCCATCATCCGGGCTTTTCAGCCATTTAATACGATGTTGCATCATGGTTTTAAGTTTGTCCTCACACAACTTGCCTAGCTCTGATTCTGGTTGCAGCTTCAGACCTTGCATGAAATGTTGGAAGGCCAGTTCTTCAGATCTTTTGTAGTAGAGCTGGTATTGGCCACATAAATAATGAACTGCCTGCAGATGTTTCTTTTCATTATAAGCCAATTTAAATGCTTCTTCAAAAAGTCTGTCAGCTTTGAAGCTGCCAAGTTGTCCGTGATGCAGTGCTAAATCTGCCACGGCATTCACAAATGACGGCTTTAGGGAAATCGCCCTGTCCAGATGATAGATGCACTGATCCAGGTTTTGCTGTATTTCATCTGACATTTTAGTATTAAACTTTGCTTTGCCATGCATCCTATGTTTCTTTTCCaggtatgtttttttctttttgtaacaCATAGCCAATTGATGGTGTATAAAGGCAGAGTTTGGGGTAGCCTGCAAGGCATCTTCTAGTAGATTAATGGCAATATCCATGTTTCCTAATTGGCGGAAAAATTTTGCCGTGTATCTTATGACGTGTGGGTTTTCAGGGACATCCTCAGTGCCACAATCACCTTCTTCAGTGCAGGTTCGAATGTCTCATCATCTCTGTTATTCAGCATTCTTACGGCTAACAATAGTAATAGAACAGCATCATCTGGATTAAGTTCTATAGCTCTTTcaagctgttttattgttggtgaACCTGAAGAGTCAGGAGTGTCTTTTGTTGTGCGGTACAGTGCAATAGCATAGCCTGCATTTAAATCACTGTCATCCGGGTTCATTTCAAGGGCCTGTCTAAAGCATTCCTTTGCAGCATGTGAGTATTTGTTAGAGAATTTAAGAAAAGTCCAACCCTTTTCTCTGAGAACCTCGACAGTATAAGTGAACCCCCCAGAACATTTTCTGCGGACTCTCTCTAACTCTCTCAAGTACTCTTCACATTTAGAGAACGCATTTATATGATAGTGCAACCAGGCAAGGTCTCCATAGGTAACAATAAGAAATTCATCACTGTCTTTGTAGTGTTCTTTTGCAAGCTCCACTGATTTCTGCAGATTTGCGAGAGCTTCCTGGTGGTTGCCATAGAGATACTGAACGAATCCAAGACTGTTGTAAGCTCGTGTTACTCTCGCCTCTTTACATTCCAGCTGAATCTGTTCCTCCAGACGATTCAGTAAATCACAGAGAACAAAGTCATCTTCTTCTCTTAGAGACCAAGTAAAATGGCACTCCTGCAGAAGCAGTTTAGATTTTAAGGTACCTtcaagactaaaaaaaaaaggaaaagaagaaaaaattatttaaacatttatgttgcAAAAACTCTCCCACCTTTGTACATACAGACCGTCATTGAGGGTGCAATCGAGAACATTATTCCAGGCCATTGTCTTCATTGAattttaatcaatcaatcaaactatCAATCAATAAAACCAAGTGGCATCTGTGCTGAAATTATGCAAGAGCTTTTTTCAGAACTAACTTACCTTACTAACATGTCTTATTACAAACAGCAGCCAGTCAGCaaatattatgattaattaaTCGAATAAAGATATTAGGTCATTGATAAATGATATAAGTCATTTGCCATAGTATTTTATATgccatattttatttgatattaattCTTATTAAAACACCATTTTTAAGGGTTTTCTAACTCTGCTCATTTGTGCAAACGGCTGCACTCCCTTAAATTTGGGGGGTTTGAGAtaccaaaacataaaataatattcttGAATTCACTTCAAACTAAAGTTTTACAGAATAAAGTGACATgtcatgaattaataaaattattttaaaaggaaaTAATTCACTTGGACAAAACATGAAATGTCATGGACCCAAAAACAAAAGctagagagaaaagaaaaacaattatgttaaacacttaaaatcatttttaatgctcattaaaaacaaagcaaaacataagaattatataggcctatctatctatataaagtaaaattaatcaaatatagCTGCAAAGTGTCACGGCTAATAATACACAAACAGGTACAATCCAGACAAGGGCAGGCACGTGACACATGCACGAGGTATTGACGTTCAAGACCTGACAACAATTAACAGAAGGGAGCAACTTAAATACATTAACCACACTAGGATAATTAGcaagacacacctgaacagaaTGACACAATCAACACAAGGGACACGCACACTAGGGCTGTTTCttgaaggctgcatcctccgg
This genomic window contains:
- the LOC131541157 gene encoding LOW QUALITY PROTEIN: interferon-induced protein with tetratricopeptide repeats 5 (The sequence of the model RefSeq protein was modified relative to this genomic sequence to represent the inferred CDS: deleted 2 bases in 1 codon; substituted 1 base at 1 genomic stop codon); translated protein: MSLEGTLKSKLLLQECHFTWSLREEDDFVLCDLLNRLEEQIQLECKEARVTRAYNSLGFVQYLYGNHQEALANLQKSVELAKEHYKDSDEFLIVTYGDLAWLHYHINAFSKCEEYLRELERVRRKCSGGFTYTVEVLREKGWTFLKFSNKYSHAAKECFRQALEMNPDDSDLNAGYAIALYRTTKDTPDSSGSPTIKQLERAIELNPDDAVLLLLLAVRMLNNRDDETFEPALKKVIVALRMPENPHVIRYTAKFFRQLGNMDIAINLLEDALQATPNSAFIHHQLAMCYKKKKTYLEKKHRMHGKAKFNTKMSDEIQQNLDQCIYHLDRAISLKPSFVNAVADLALHHGQLGSFKADRLFEEAFKLAYNEKKHLQAVHYLCGQYQLYYKRSEELAFQHFMQGLKLQPESELGKLCEDKLKTMMQHRIKWLKSPDDGMVCGIQGFIHEVKGEKLKAEEFYERALKNGLHFGEMFTEIRIWLMSFGETEKSVLSQIFDGGSYKIESGRIKTFKGAMNKKIVHLVDIDICNAKRILRWEKLTPGPHAVLLAFTLHDGKFTDQTKEILENLEFLGEKFWNHVVVVCICSSDAVVAQRGVLDWLLEKCGDKYYICGSAPESTERRELSDRIQMMIRKNNSMHLVLPDISDGDSQSPLDILRRLDLKDYLFTPEIVIQEGQRRYRLQCSHAGWFHCEFTQIGFNMEGEGEVLYSTVLQDNDCPVPANYCQAGPVYDIKCVQGELSQLRLPHCETSIEDACHFMSVIHYSNQIVDILEPQNITSTHVTVSIKGTSKFFISKKENWFTGHWSKMLGQVMLFYIQPAHGLHVFLQPCSVDPREVEKCNKDYTLIQTACECMLKYECVYSLSCDPVEEHGLSETPKIQPVDTKLHCTKQWKHYYPTFDIKLPDGVMDVGLHLRKENPKEGKVEVVWSRDITLTDYTAENSRPIXTDEWCVSFLKNNKAEFIQRVRNVNVILDHLGDINANEQVNKIRAMATSQEKMRNIFEIKDEVFCQNGSFSTLEGRTSSYERYDYRQLRPLMHVR